From Anopheles darlingi chromosome 2, idAnoDarlMG_H_01, whole genome shotgun sequence, the proteins below share one genomic window:
- the LOC125948507 gene encoding myosin-I heavy chain isoform X1, with protein MTCISDIDENGINRNLKVRYERDQIYTYTGSILIAVNPYKEIDCYTQEYVAKYHGQKLGLLEPHVFAMAEAAYRNIRDNNTNQSCVISGESGAGKTETTKFILQYLCSVTCDVSTWVQQQILEANTILEAFGNAKTIRNDNSSRFGKFMQVCFDSKWCIKGCIIQDYLLEQSRITFQSPGERNYHVLYQLVAEGNTNKELATALHLRDASFYRYLNSSGTDAGDQSAAEIALESKRFEALRLAFNVLQISQPLIDGIFRVLSAIMWLGNLNFADVDGERCELAPGDDEIVKIVAHLLGLQEADLVQVLLKRQINVRGNITEIPLKLQEAGENRHAMAKALYSRTFAWLISHINTCINPGQDASRFLGVLDIFGFENFNTNSFEQLCINYTNEKLHKFFNHYVFALEQDIYRQEEIRFSHIQFTDNTQCLELIEKPPRCILKLLTEQCHMPKGSDTAYLTNLHGEFETHSSYVKGQDRRHWESEFGIRHYAGCVSYTVKGFVDKNRDVQQDVLFDHMSRSANTFVQEIASFQDLLSIQHVQSASSSATSTVSRGTSKGKLTVSDTFRQQLQALVDVLQSTNPWYVRCIKPNSEKLPNDYDDQLVLDQLRYLGMLDIIRIRREGFPVHLTFDDFVQKYQCLTKRFANMPSQEQALAVIRELNVPPTEWQMGRTKVFLRSVVHEPLEDSRKQVINSKALIIQRNWKRFSQQRQYHRYRTAALKIQHAYKGWKLRIEFLKKRRAAIVIQSHLRGVFAREVATALREMRRVDEEMRKRERLEAERREREMAQAEADRKALEESERVAKEEILALSQMAEQINSKLHSQQHANNNNSRQHQRQQHQQQQQQQQLQNGADGDDGKNGPSGGANMAKGGSLQSNDSVDLDNLFAFLSEVQPNASSNAIIDEIGEKMNTLVEDLDVELESVIQQEIEGLTSERNNNVAAPGTTNGAKVLNGLIAGHNAGPNVCNNNNNNNNNNGYPNKPTTPKPIGGIPSLPEPTMPPPPPPVENNNHPRGAPSQHHPATLHHIRRSNEEPIYEAVIHLKELPPPPLEAADKVPPIPQHQSQQQQQLPQPPLPQHSAMMMMMQMQNQSAALPPPPQPPVHAHQTATPPPPPPHAHQAPPAPPSHGPMDVPPQPPPHAHAVPGHAHVHLENGTAGYKLRPKSPAVLRSASPIIAQRAGSGGPMSPSSPKQSRPSSRASSTGGGHPYAAEREQRRKYRVEKKLQEMQQLDITEREKELLRDDVYYDILEFAESYYNTHERSPEGTIMATLTRKGRKSVDMVPKYEMITYYRGTTIPSSHIHMYDPENVTIACNVFRDLCKYIRGELNSERELQVIQFIIGQGIEREELRDEIFVQCMRQATNNPSVDWTDRVWLLLCLTIVAFQPSKLLFRYFVSFLKKNLESLEGKLRQYVQWCLDNCKNTKVRCRQYPPSSVEVAAMRRLGTIVCRFFFLDGRTKAIDVHPTDTASDAVAKLAEKLGLCNIEGWAIYQSRPDGEEHVKSHDYLYDIIAAWEAKQTKIHASSSTLRKNATTLGSGENRFVFKKRLFKSTRELSQDPVEVNMLYAQAVYSVVKCDDFPVSEKVALQLAGLQAQVALGDPSNQPKPEYYSDVPSYLPERISKTREEQFWVPILAQAHRQYGSGRTELTAKVLYLSCVMQYPLYGTTMFAVSYRGYWSYGNSLILGVNCEGIILIKPDDKFVLYEFRYAEVESIMLDPSDSFITLSLNRHGTTAEQQRCFVFETAQKNEIGSLIVSYYPALSNWITENEVPPKKSKGITNEDRVRLHHNLVVCRRHLVDAELLRKPQDPSGGFLRNTLRRLSKHRLEKLRAEHGSSMHDHGETYKGFPHAYWAFSRQALPQSLSKLPDQEEQAMLQVFNSILTYAGLGQNGETVQRAEDEHITLIQSIMDRCMRKESLLNELYLQLMKQTTDHPDPNSRVNLRHWALLSLACSVILPPQKVVRKYLLGHLKRCASDFITEEGKYARFAEKCFFKTQGTRRRQWPPSREEIICTINRRPIYARFHFMDGQYHSVEFHPSSTSREVMEIVKKKIGLQENALGYAIYEVLGASERSLLPDEKVADVMSKWEKYRTAAAQAVQQNQSSNLPPACRRQHHLFLFKKHLFCDQYMNLEDPVEKELLYHQVLHGLRTERFPITEMEAIMLTALQGQLELGDSSDVVQDYRPIAAHCLPPRFVPNIPRDSVAMHHQSLRGTTAAEAKKSFLNLIQSWPLHKATIFDVMQSFTSNWPRMLWLAVDQKGLHLLEHRSRNTLCTYDYQSILSFSPNMNCLMIITGSDKKQSKVILTTAQAFQIANLIREYMEVLRRQQTHVDDTQKENQSAGANQTTAHLPLAQQQQQQQQPAANNKAGQRPPSMLLRQSSAALVPPQPS; from the exons ATGACCTGCATCTCGGACATCGACGAGAACGGCATCAACCGCAACCTGAAAGTGCGCTACGAACGCGACCAGATCTAC acctACACCGGATCGATTCTGATCGCCGTCAACCCGTACAAGGAAATCGACTGCTACACTCAG GAATATGTCGCCAAATATCATGGACAGAAGCTGGGTCTGCTGGAGCCACACGTGTTTGCCATGGCCGAGGCGGCGTATCGCAACATTcgcgacaacaacaccaaccagTCCTGTGTCATATCCGGCGAGTCCGGTGCCGGTAAAACGGAAACCACCAAATTTATCCTGCAGTATCTGTGCTCGGTGACGTGCGATGTGTCGACctgggtgcagcagcagatcctcGAGGCGAACACCATCCTGGAGGCGTTCGGAAATGCGAAAACCATACGCAACGATAACAGCTCCCGGTTCGGGAAGTTCATGCAGGTGTGCTTCGACTCCAAATGGTGCATCAAGGGATGCATCATCCAGGACTATCTGCTCGAGCAATCGCgcatcacgttccagagtcCGGGCGAACGGAACTACCACGTCCTGTATCAGCTGGTGGCGGAAGGCAACACCAACAAAGAGCTCGCGACGGCACTGCATCTTCGCGATGCCTCCTTCTATCGGTACCTGAACTCGAGCGGCACCGATGCCGGCGATCAGTCGGCGGCGGAGATAGCGCTGGAATCGAAACGCTTCGAAGCGCTCCGATTAGCCTTCAATGTGCTGCAGATCTCGCAACCGCTGATCGACGGTATCTTCCGCGTGCTAAGTGCCATAATGTGGTTGGGAAATCTGAACTTTGCCGACGTTGACGGTGAACGGTGCGAGCTGGCGCCGGGTGATGATGAAATTGTAAAGATTGTCGCGCACCTGCTCGGCCTACAGGAGGCCGATCTGGTGCAGGTGTTGCTCAAACGGCAGATCAACGTGCGTGGCAACATCACGGAGATCCCGCTGAAGCTGCAGGAAGCCGGCGAGAACAGGCACGCCATGGCGAAGGCCCTGTACTCCCGCACCTTCGCCTGGCTCATCAGCCACATTAACACCTGCATCAATCCGGGCCAGGATGCGTCGCGGTTTCTCGGTGTGCTGGATATCTTTGGCTTTGAGAACTTCAACACCAACTCCTTCGAGCAGCTGTGTATCAACTACACCAACGAGAAGCTGCACAAGTTCTTCAACCATTACGTGTTTGCGCTCGAGCAGGACATC TACCGCCAAGAGGAAATTCGATTTTCTCACATTCAGTTCACCGACAATACGCAGTGCTTGGAGCTGATCGAGAAGCCACCGCGCTGCATCCTCAAGCTACTCACGGAACAGTGCCATATGCCAAAAGGGTCAGACACCGCCTACCTGACCAACCTGCACGGTGAGTTCGAGACACACTCGAGCTACGTCAAGGGCCAGGATCGGCGCCACTGGGAATCCGAGTTCGGTATCCGCCACTACGCCGGCTGCGTAAGCTACACCGTGAAGGGCTTCGTCGATAAGAATCGTGACGTGCAGCAGGACGTACTGTTCGATCACATGAGCCGCAGTGCGAACACATTCGTGCAGGAAATCGCTTCCTTCCAGGATCTGCTCTCCATTCAGCACGTCCAATCGGCATCGTCATCCGCAACCAGCACCGTCTCGCGGGGTACCTCCAAGGGTAAGCTAACGGTCAGTGACACCTTCCGGCAGCAACTGCAAGCGCTAGTGGACGTACTGCAAAGTACGAACCCCTGGTACGTGCGCTGCATCAAACCAAACTCCGAGAAGCTACCGAACGATTACGACGATCAGCTGGTGCTCGATCAGCTGCGCTATCTGGGCATGCTGGACATCATCCGCATACGACGCGAAGGTTTCCCGGTGCATCTGACGTTCGATGATTTCGTGCAAAAGTATCAGTGCCTCACGAAGCGGTTCGCCAACATGCCCAGCCAGGAGCAGGCGCTGGCAGTGATACGCGAGCTGAACGTACCACCGACCGAGTGGCAGATGGGACGCACCAAAGTGTTCCTGCGCAGTGTCGTGCACGAACCGCTCGAGGATTCCCGCAAGCAGGTGATCAACTCGAAAGCACTCATCATCCAGCGGAACTGGAAACGGTTCAGCCAGCAGCGTCAGTACCATCGGTACCGCACGGCCGCCCTCAAGATACAGCACGCGTACAAGGGTTGGAAGCTGCGGATCGAGTTCCTCAAGAAGCGGCGCGCTGCCATCGTCATCCAGAGCCACCTGCGTGGTGTGTTTGCCCGGGAGGTAGCCACTGCGCTGCGCGAGATGCGCCGTGTCGATGAAGAGATGCGCAAACGGGAACGGTTGGAGGCGGAACGTAGGGAACGCGAAATGGCACAGGCCGAGGCCGACCGGAAAGCGCTGGAGGAAAGCGAAAG GGTCGCGAAAGAGGAGATACTAGCTTTGTCGCAAATGGCTGAGCAGATAAACTCGAAATTGCACTCGCAACAGCATGCTAACAATAATAACAGCCGCCAGcatcagcgccagcagcatcagcagcagcagcagcagcaacagctacagaacggtgccgatggtgacgacggcaAGAATGGGCCGTCGGGTGGTGCCAACATGGCGAAGGGGGGCAGCTTGCAGAGCAACGATTCGGTTGATCTGGACAATTTGTTTGCCTTCCTCAGCGAGGTACAGCCGAACGCCAGTTCGAATGCCATCATCGATGAGATCGGTGAGAAGATGAACACACTGGTGGAAGATCTGGATGTCGAGCTGGAATCGGTCATACAGCAAGAGATCGAAGGGCTTACGAGTGAGCGGAACAACAACGTGGCCGCTCCGGGAACCACCAACGGTGCCAAGGTGCTGAATGGTCTCATTGCAGGGCACAACGCTGGCCCCAACGTTtgtaataacaacaacaataataacaacaacaacggctaTCCCAACAAACCGACGACCCCGAAACCAATAGGAGG CATACCGTCGCTACCGGAACCGacgatgccaccgccaccaccaccggtggaaaACAATAACCACCCGAGAGGGGCACCATCGCAGCATCATCCCGCGACGCTGCACCACATTCGCCGAAGTAACGAGGAACCCATCTACGAAGCTGTTATTCATCTGAAAGagttgccaccgccaccgttggaGGCAGCGGATAAGGTGCCCCCGATTCCGCAACAtcaatcgcaacagcagcaacagttaccacagccgccactgccgcagcattcggcgatgatgatgatgatgcagatgcagaatCAATCGGCcgcactgccaccgccaccacaaccTCCCGTACATGCGCATCAAACAGCgacacctccgccaccaccaccgcatgcACATCAAGCACCGCCTGCGCCGCCATCGCACGGGCCCATGGACgtgccaccacaaccaccaccccatgCGCACGCCGTTCCGGGTCATGCGCACGTCCATCTCGAAAACGGTACCGCAGGCTATAAGCTTCGACCGAAGAGTCCGGCAGTGCTCCGATCCGCTAGTCCCATCATCGCCCAGcgtgccggttccggtggtccgATGAGCCCCTCATCGCCGAAACAAAGCAGACCGAGCTCACGCGCTTcctccaccggtggtggccatccgTACGCGGCAGAGCGGGAACAGCGCCGCAAGTACCGGGTGGAGAAGAAGCTGCAGGAGATGCAACAGCTGGACATTACCGAGCGCGAGAAGGAACTGTTGCGCGACGATGTGTACTACGATATACTCGAGTTCGCCGAAAGCTACTACAACACGCACGAACGATCGCCCGAGGGTACGATCATGGCTACGCTTACGCGCAAGGGCCGCAAATCGGTCGATATGGTGCCGAAGTACGAGATGATAACGTACTACCGCGGTACGACCATCCCTTCGTCGCACATCCACATGTACGATCCGGAGAATGTGACGATCGCCTGCAACGTGTTCCGCGATCTGTGCAAGTACATCCGCGGTGAGCTAAACAGTGAGCGTGAGCTGCAGGTCATACAGTTCATCATTGGCCAGGGAATCGAGCGAGAGGAGCTGAGAGACGAAATCTTTGTGCAGTGTATGCGCCAGGCCACCAACAATCCGAGCGTCGACTGGACCGATCGGGTGTGGTTGCTGCTCTGCCTCACGATTGTCGCCTTCCAGCCCAGCAAGCTGCTGTTCCGGTACTTTGTGAGCTTCCTGAAGAAGAATCTGGAATCGCTCGAGGGCAAGCTGCGCCAGTACGTGCAGTGGTGTTTGGACAATTGCAAAAACACCAAGGTCCGGTGCCGTCAGTATCCGCCATCGAGTGTCGAAGTTGCG GCTATGCGACGACTCGGTACGATCGTttgtcgcttcttcttcctcgatgGACGTACGAAAGCGATCGATGTCCACCCGACCGACACGGCTAGCGATGCCGTAGCGAAGCTGGCCGAAAAACTGGGGCTGTGCAATATCGAGGGTTGGGCCATCTATCAATCCCGCCCGGATGGAGAGGAGCACGTGAAATCACATGACTATCTGTACGATATTATAGCCGCCTGGGAAGC caaacaaacgaagatTCATGCCTCCAGCTCGACGTTGCGCAAAAATGCGACCACCTTGGGTTCGGGCGAGAATCGGTTTGTGTTCAAGAAGCGATTGTTCAAGAGCACCCGCGAACTGTCGCAGGATCCGGTCGAGGTGAACATGCTGTACGCCCAGGCAGTCTACAGTGTGGTGAAG TGCGATGACTTCCCGGTATCGGAGAAGGTTGCCCTACAGCTGGCCGGTTTGCAGGCACAGGTCGCCCTGGGCGATCCAtcgaaccaaccgaaaccggagtACTACTCGGACGTGCCAAGCTACCTGCCGGAGCGGATCTCGAAGACCCGGGAGGAGCAGTTCTGGGTACCGATACTGGCCCAAGCTCATCGACAGTACGGTTCGGGACGGACGGAGCTGACGGCGAAGGTCCTGTACCTGTCGTGCGTCATGCAGTACCCCCTGTACGGTACGACGATGTTCGCCGTGTCGTACCGTGGCTATTGGAGCTATGGCAACAGTTTAATACTCGGCGTCAACTGCGAGGGTATCATACTGATCAAACCGGACGATAAGTTCGTCCTGTACGAGTTCCGCTACGCCGAGGTAGAATCGATTATGCTCGATCCGAGCGACAGCTTCATCACGCTCAGCCTCAACCGGCATGGTACGACGGCGGAACAGCAGCGGTGCTTTGTGTTCGAGACGGCCCAGAAGAACGAGATCGGTTCACTGATCGTGTCCTACTATCCGGCCCTGTCGAACTGGATCACCGAGAACGAGGTACCGCCCAAGAAGAGCAAGGGCATAACGAACGAGGATCGGGTACGGTTGCACCATAATCTCGTCGTCTGTCGGCGCCATCTGGTCGATGCGGAGTTGCTGCGCAAACCGCAGGATCCGAGCGGTGGTTTTCTGCGTAACACCTTGCGCCGTCTGTCGAAGCACCGACTGGAGAAGTTGCGAGCGGAGCATGGTAGTTCCATGCACGATCACGGCGAGACGTACAAAGGATTCCCGCACGCCTACTGGGCTTTTAGTCGTCAGGCGCTTCCACAGAGTCTTAGCAAGCTGCCCGATCAGGAAGAGCAGGCCATGCTGCAGGTGTTCAACTCGATCCTTACGTATGCCGGCCTCGGTCAGAATG GAGAGACAGTTCAGCGGGCAGAGGACGAACATATTACGCTCATACAGTCGATCATGGATCGGTGCATGCGCAAGGAATCGCTGCTCAATGAACTGTACCTTCAGCTAATGAAGCAAACGACCGACCATCCCGATCCGAACTCGCGCGTTAACCTGCGCCACTGGGCCCTCCTTTCGCTAGCCTGTAGCGTCATTCTGCCACCGCAGAAGGTGGTCCGCAAGTATCTGCTCGGTCATCTGAAACGTTGCGCTAGTGACTtcatcaccgaggagggcaaGTATGCACGGTTTGCCGAGAAATGTTTCTTCAAAACGCAGGGCACCCGCCGGCGCCAGTGGCCCCCGAGCCGGGAGGAGATCATCTGCACGATCAACCGGCGTCCGATCTACGCGCGGTTCCACTTCATGGACGGGCAGTACCACTCGGTCGAGTTCCACCCAAGCTCGACCTCTCGAGAGGTGATGGAAATCGTCAAGAAGAAGATCGGTCTCCAGGAGAATGCACTGG GTTACGCCATATACGAAGTGCTGGGTGCTTCGGAGCGGAGCTTACTGCCGGACGAAAAGGTTGCTGACGTCATGTCCAAGTGGGAAAAGTATCGTACGGCCGCGGCACAGGCTGTGCAGCAGAATCAAAGCTCAAACTTACCGCCCGCCTGCCGCCGGCAGCATCATCTGTTTCTCTTCAAGAAGCATCTGTTCTGCGATCAGTACATGAACCTGGAGGATCCCGTCGAAAAGGAATTGCTCTATCACCAGGTGCTACACGGTTTGCGTACCGAACGTTTTCCCATCACCGAAATGGAGGCT ATTATGTTAACTGCTCTACAAGGACAACTTGAGCTGGGCGACAGTTCCGATGTGGTACAGGATTATCGACCGATTGCGGCCCATTGTTTGCCTCCGCGGTTCGTTCCCAACATCCCGCGCGATTCGGTGGCGATGCACCATCAAAGCCTTCGCGGTACGACGGCTGCCGAGGCGAAGAAGTCCTTCCTGAACCTTATCCAAAGCTGGCCCCTACACAAGGCCACCATATTCGATGTGATGCAATCGTTCACCTCCAACTGGCCCCGTATGCTCTGGCTAGCGGTGGATCAGAAAGGCTTACATCTGCTCGAGCATCGTTCTCGAAACACCCTCTGCACCTACGACTACCAATCGATATTGTCCTTTTCGCCCAACATGAACTGTCTCATGATCATCACCGGTTCGGACAAGAAACAGTCCAAGGTTATACTCACAACCGCACAG GCGTTCCAAATTGCCAACCTGATTCGGGAGTACATGGAGGTGCTCCGACGACAGCAGACGCACGTGGATGATACGCAGAAGGAGAATCAATCGGCCGGTGCCAATCAGACGACCGCG CATCTTCCCcttgctcagcagcagcagcagcagcagcagccagcggccaATAATAAGGCTGGACAACGCCCACCATCGATGCTTCTGCGACAATCGAGCGCTGCGCTCGTGCCACCCCAGCCTAGCTAG